A genomic segment from Gorilla gorilla gorilla isolate KB3781 chromosome 3, NHGRI_mGorGor1-v2.1_pri, whole genome shotgun sequence encodes:
- the TIGD2 gene encoding tigger transposable element-derived protein 2 produces the protein MLGKRKRVVLTIKDKLDIIKKLEEGISFKKLSVVYGIGESTVRDIKKNKERIINYANSSDPTSGVSKRKSMKSSTYEELDRVMIEWFNQQKTDGIPVSGTICAKQAKFFFDALGMEGDFNASSGWLTRFKQRHGIPKAAGKGTKLKGDETAAREFCGSFQEFVEKENLQPEQIYGADQTGLFWKCLPSRTLTLETDQSTSGCRSSRERIIIMCCANATGLHKLNLCVVGKAKKPRAFKGTDLSNLPVTYYSQKGAWIEQSVFRQWFEKYFVPQVQKHLKSKGLLEKAVLLLDFPPARPNEEMLSSDDGRIIVKYLPPNVTSLIQPMSQGVLATVKRYYRAGLLQKYMDEGIDPKIFWKNLTVLDAIYEVSRAWNMVKSSTITKAWKKLFPGNEENSGMNIDEGAILAANLATVLQNTEECEHVDIENIDQWFDSRSNDSSCQVLTDSESAEDQTKAAEQKPSSKSRKTELNPEKHISHKAALEWTENLLDYLEQQDDMLLSDKLVLRRLRTIIRKKQKIQNNKNH, from the coding sequence ATGTTGGGGAAACGTAAGCGTGTGGTGTTGACAATTAAGGACAAGCTTGACATTATTAAGAAACTTGAGGAAGGCATCTCTTTCAAAAAACTTTCTGTGGTGTACGGAATTGGTGAATCCACAGTTCGTgatattaaaaagaacaaagaaaggatTATAAACTATGCAAACAGTTCAGATCCTACCAGTGGAGTATCCAAACGTAAATCTATGAAGTCATCAACATACGAGGAGCTTGATAGAGTTATGATAGAGTGGTTTAACCAACAGAAAACAGATGGGATTCCAGTGTCCGGAACGATTTGTGCAAAACAAGCCAAGTTCTTTTTTGATGCTTTGGGAATGGAAGGTGATTTTAATGCATCGTCAGGCTGGCTAACTCGATTTAAGCAGCGCCATGGTATTCCAAAGGCTGCTGGTAAAGgaacaaaattaaaaggagaTGAAACTGCTGCCAGAGAATTTTGTGGTAGCTTTCAGGAATTTGTTGAAAAAGAGAATCTACAACCAGAGCAAATTTATGGTGCTGATCAAACTGGATTGTTCTGGAAATGTCTACCATCAAGGACATTAACTCTTGAAACTGACCAAAGTACTTCTGGGTGTAGGTCAAGCAGAGAGAGAATCATCATTATGTGTTGTGCAAATGCCACAGGTTTACACAAACTTAATCTTTGTGTTGTGGGGAAGGCCAAAAAGCCCCGAGCATTCAAAGGCACTGACCTTTCAAACCTTCCTGTGACATATTACAGTCAAAAAGGTGCATGGATAGAACAGTCTGTTTTCAGACAGTGGTTTGAAAAGTACTTTGTGCCACAGGTACAGAAGCATTTGAAATCCAAGGGACTTTTAGAAAAAGCAGTGCTTCTTTTAGATTTCCCCCCAGCACGTCCAAATGAAGAAATGTTGAGTTCAGATGATGGCAGAATAATTGTGAAGTATTTGCCACCAAATGTCACAAGTCTGATTCAACCAATGAGCCAGGGAGTTCTAGCCACTGTAAAAAGATACTATCGAGCAGGACTTCTCCAGAAATACATGGATGAAGGAATTGAcccaaaaatattttggaagaacTTGACAGTGTTGGATGCAATTTATGAAGTGTCAAGAGCTTGGAACATGGTAAAATCAAGTACCATAACCAAAGCATGGAAAAAACTTTTCCCTGGCAATGAAGAGAATTCAGGTATGAACATTGATGAAGGAGCCATTTTAGCAGCTAATTTAGCAACAGTTTTACAGAACACAGAAGAATGTGAACATGTTGACATTGAGAATATTGATCAGTGGTTCGATTCTCGGAGCAATGACTCAAGCTGTCAGGTGCTGACTGACAGTGAAAGTGCTGAGGACCAGACCAAGGCTGCTGAGCAAAAGCCTTCCAGTAAGagtagaaaaacagaactgaatcCAGAGAAGCATATTAGCCATAAAGCGGCACTTGAATGGACTGAAAATTTACTGGATTATCTTGAACAACAAGATGACATGCTTCTGTCTGATAAATTGGTATTAAGGAGGCTTCGGaccataataagaaaaaaacagaagatccaaaataacaaaaatcattaA